DNA sequence from the Pungitius pungitius chromosome 16, fPunPun2.1, whole genome shotgun sequence genome:
CTTGGCATTCAAAGGACGTTTTGCTGTTTCTACTTAGGCTTGTATTTCTAAACCTGCTTTTAACTTGAGCTCCAGTGAGCTGCATTTGAGGCACAGGAAGAGGGCCATAGCTGCCATTGAGGAGGACCTCACTCATTTTCCAAAGATATTAACAAACTGTACAGCTCAACAAATTTCACTATTTTAATGTGGTCTTCATAGATGTTGAAAAAGCGTTTAGACCTTTGTGTTTGCAATTAAAATCTACAAAATATCCCATTTAACGTAATTATATTTTGTCTGTCAAAATTCACTCCGTCTATTGAGAGGGATTTGTGGTGGTAATTAAGGACTTACTGACAAGAATCTCGGGTCTTTTTGTGATTTGGATTTGCTGAACTATCCCACATGTGACACATTCTGTAAAGAAGAGCTGCGCAGAAACAAAGCAGGAGATGTCTACTGTCAGACCTTGAGTGTGTCCatgtctttttctcctcagaTGGCCCGGACGTCCCTCGGATAGACGTTACTCCTTACAGCATCACAGAGCGGGGATATTCAGCcctggagagagagactgtTTCATTACTGTGTCAAGCCCAGTCCAACCCGACCAGTCAGTACGTCTGGTTCTACAACAACTCCCAGATCTACACCGGGCCCCAGTTAACCATCACCAAGATCCTCCGCATGCACACGGGTGACTACGCCTGCATGGCGCAGAACACCTACCTCAACACCCACTCCAGAAAAACCATCAGCCTGACGGTCTACTGTgagtgtgacctctgacctctgaccgtGTGATAAGTGCTCCTTCTCTTCTGGGAACTCCGCTCTGCCCTAACTTGCGTTCTTCTGTCTTGGTGCTGAAAATGGAGGAGAGGAGTCTGAGAGAGACGAGATGATGATTCAGATTTGACATTTAAAGCACAAGACtaagaaaacacaaatccagGGTCTGAATTGCCTTTGATTCTTGTCTTCATTAACACTGAATTTCATACTTAAACATGGCTCTCTGATCATTTCACTTTCAACTAAacctctcctgcttcctctgttTTAATCATCTATACTGTATTTATTGCATTAGCTCTCATATTTTAACATCCTTGTATTCACTAAGACTTCAAAACAGACCCCAAAGCTTGCAAAtgaacatgcacagacacacaccccacaaaccccaacacacacacacacacagcagagtgggGGAAGTGCTGCAGACCGATTCTCCGTTCTTGGCCTTCGGGGAAGTTGATGGGACTCTCTGGCAGGTAcccctctgtgatgtcacagccaTGGCAAGTGTCCGCTGGTTAAAGGACTCGTGCTTGTCATTCTGCTTGTCTGTATTCTTTTGCATTGTAGATAATCAATTGATGTGTATACCTTGCATCACCAGAAGAAAAATAgcaggcattttttttaatacacatcTTTGTCTTTTAAGACAAAAGACTTTGTAGGGAAAACTGTACATGGATAATTTGCTCAACAAATTTCAGTATTTTTATGCAAAGGCACATTTCAGTTGAATTGCTTATAATTCCGcaagaaatgaaaacatgtgGTCTTCCATTCATGTTGCAAAAGCATTTGGACCTTTGTGTCTGCAATTAAATcgataaatatttaaatttaatcGAATTATATTTTCTTTGGTCAAAATTCACTCCGTCCTTTGAGAGAGATTTCATTGATAATTTGGGGTGGTAATTAAGGACTTACTGACAAGAAGTCATTTTGTGGTTTTGATATACTGAACAATCCCACTTGTGACAAACTGTACAGAAGAGCTGGGAATACTTTAAATTATTGCAGCGCAGAAACTGCCAGGAGAAGTCTACTGTCAGACGTGTAACACCTCAGCATCCTACAGACCTTGATTGTGTCCATGTCTCTTTCTCCTCAGATGGCCCGGACGTCCCTCAGATAGACGTTACTCCTTACAGCGTAACAGAGCATGGATATACAgccctggagagagagaatgtttcCTTACTGTGTCAAGCCCAGTCCAACCCGAGCAGTCAGTACGTCTGGTTCTACAACAACTCCCAGATCTACACCGGGCCCCAGTTAACCATCACCAAGATCCTCCGCATGCACACTGGTGACTACGCCTGCATGGCGCAGAACACCTACCTCAACACCCGCTCCAAAACAACCATCAACCTGACTGTCTACTGTgagtgtgacctctgacctctgactctGTGATAagtgctccttctcctctgagaACTCCGCTCAGCCCTTACCTGCGATCTTCTGTCTTGGTGCTGAAAATGGAGGCGAGGAGTCTGAGAGAGACAAGATGATGATTCAGATTTGACATTTAAAGCACAAGACtaagaaaacacaaatccagGGTCTGAATTACCTTTGATTTCGTCTTCATTAACACTGAatttaatattacattacattacatgtcatttagctgacgcttttatccaaagcgaattacaataagtacatttcaaccataatacaaactcagaagaacaagaaacaagaaagtgcaatttcatcaaataagacgatttacaacttgctatatgTAAGTGCCAGTATAAGTACAATTGAAGTGCTACATTTTGTtggtgctacagtttgttagtgttttagtcgaggtatagtctgaagaggcgtgtctttagtttgcggcggaagatgtaaaggctctctgcggtccagatgtcatcagagagctcgttccaacATTTCGGAGCAAGGACAAGGACAGTCGCGTTCTAGTCGAGTGTTTGCAGCGCAGAAACAAAGCAGGAGATGTCTACTGTCAGACCTTGAGTGTGTCCatgtctttttctcctcagaTGGCCCGGACGTCCCTCGGATAGACGTTACTCCTTACAGCATCACAGAGCGGGGATATTCAgccctggagagagagaatgtttcATTACTGTGTCAAGCCCAGTCCAACCCGACCAGTCAGTACGTCTGGTTCTACAACAACTCCCAGATCTACACCGGGCCCCAGTTAACCATCACCAAGATCCTCCGCATGCACACGGGTGACTACGCCTGCATGGCGCAGAACACCTACCTCAACACCCGCTCCAAAACAACCATCAGCCTGACTGTCTACTGTgagtgtgacctctgacctctgacttcTGACCGTGTGATAagtgctccttctcctctgggAACTCCACTCTGCCCTAACCTGGGTTCATCTGTCTTAAAAATAGCAGGCATTTCTTTCTAATACACGTCTttcaagaagaaagaaaagaatgacTTGACATTCTGTTTTACCCAGCTCTGTCACAAGAGGCTGTTGTACGATGTTGGAACAGCATTAACACTCTAGCACCACGGTCCCGATGACCTTGATTACACCCCACTGTGCACGCCGCTGCCTCGTTACGCTGTATCTTATCCCCGCAGACCCCCCCGATGGCACCCCCTCCTGTTCTGTGGAGCCGGCTCTGAATCACACCGCTCTGAGACTGCTCTGCTCCTGGCCCGGTGGAttaccctccccctccctccactggACAGGAGCCTTGCCCTCTGCGGTGGGACCAGCTAAGAGCAACACCGCCATCTTGCTGTCGTCCGAAGACCTGACTTCCAACCGCAGCTCGTATACCTGCCGGGGCTCCCACCTGGCACTCAAACAAGCAACAGAGTGCAGCGCACGCACATGTGAGACAAAgaaacagattttaaaaaaaacaggatgtttTCCATGCTCATTTATCATGTCACTTAAACCTCTTCCCCTCTACCAGACATCCCCCCCACAGAGCTGGTCTGTTTTGCCTACGTGACCAACAATAATGAGTATCTGATGCTGTCCTGCACCTGGGACGGTGGGGCCCCAAAAGCCTTGGTGTGGTGGGAGGGCCCGGGCGTCCAGGGCAAAGGGGGGGAAGAGAACTCCAACATCCTGATCCTTCGCTACGGCACCGCCAGCGACGGGAAACCCTACACCTGCCATGCCAAGCATCCACTTCTGGTCCAGACCAAGACCTGCAGGCTGACACTGGGTCAGTGAACGTAATTGGACACAATGCAGGACAATAGCAGATGTGATATGTTAACGAACTCATGTGTCACCTACATTGTCACCTGCAGAGGCTCCGGTACTGTTGACGCAGCGCAGAGTCGTGTCCGTATACGAGGGGAGTGACGTTCAGCTCAACTGCAACCTGAGAGCCAACTACCTTCCCGTCAGTGAAATAACCTGGTTCAACAATCAGGGCGTGGGCGTCAGAGACACCTCCAAGTATGCCCTGCTGCAAACATCTGCATGGGCCAATCTGACCGTGAGGGACACGGATGAGACTCAAGACAGCGGGGACTACAGGTGCTCCTCTTCCAACGCAGTGGGAGGAACTGAAATCAATGTCACTTTAGTAGTTAAGAGTACGTTTTTATCTTCCTTTTGTGTCTTacagccagatgtttttaaaggAATATTTTGAGATTTTGGGGAACACAATTGCCTTCTTGCAGAGAGttagaagagggaaaaaaatgaataccacACTGAAGGTCATCCATGAAATAACTTAACTTAGCATAACAGTAAATAAGGGGAAAGCCCTGCGTACAAACTCTAAAAACATCAAATTGTGGTGATATGCGGTTAACGTAACACATCAATTTATTGGTTGTGTTTTGTGACTTTATCAGGGCACCCCGTGCCACCCAATGCCACGCTGCTCAACGTGATGTACAACAGCCGAATGCGCAACGAGGTGGAGCTAGAGTGGCGGGTAGAGAACGAGGGAGGTGGAGGTTGGACAGGTTTCATCTTGCAGCACATTTGGGTGTCAGAAAAACCGGGAAGGAGAGGCAGCAACAACGATTCAAAGGAGGACGCCGAGGAGAGGGTCGGTGCAGCGGTCTGGTACTCCAACATCATCCAGGACCCGGGGGTCAGGGTTCACACAGTCGGCAAACTGACGCCGACCGTGACGTACCAGTTCCGCATTACACCTGTCAACCACCGCACCGTGGGCCATCCTTCCGCTGCAAAGACTCCAGGTAAAGTGACTGAACGGAGTGAGGAAAGCGTGATCAGATGTGGGATGCTTTTGGCGGAGCTCTGGTGAAGACAGGTGCTTGAGTTAGGGATGATTTACATAcacgtgatttaaaaaaagggaggcgAAGCATGTGATGATGTGACTTTTGGAATAGGGGACAGGTGAGTTAGGTGGTTTATTCAAACATGCTGGTGTCTTGTTGTGATTAATGTTACAATGACTGTctaacatttttgtttctttttttttcattacccACTTAGGTGAAAATCTCAGACACAAACgacacatacatttatttaaacacaCCTCACACGttcactcacttcctgtttacctcCTTCCTTGCCCTGCTCCTTACCTTTGCTTGAACTGTGTGCTTCTCCTTCTAAATTCGTTGTGTTCATCATATCATTAATGGCAGGATTTCTTTGCTTTAACCAAGCGAGGTGATGGTTTAGGGCGCAGAAAGGATTGCGGGTCAGGTGTCAGCGTAGGATAGGCCAGTGGTTCTCCACCTCTGTACCGTCAGGGCTTCAGTTAATCCACAACTACGCTCAGTTCAACAGGGTCAACTTTAGCGAAGGTTAGAAACGCTCTCTTTAAACAGTGGCCAGATGTGACATTTACCTCAGAGGGTATCAGTAAagtgcaaagcaaaaaaaaaacatttaaaaaaagaagtggaaAATTCGTGAAAATCTGTCCTGGCTCAATAATGTCACTGATTAGGCCGCTAAAGATACCGGTCATAGCAGACCAAATAAAATAGCAGCTGCAAAATGTCTGTTAAACCGAGCAATGGTGCGTCTTATCGCTCCTTATATTCGGTTTTATTTGTAAGAAGAATGTGTtaaattgtctttaaaaaaaaagtgatatttGTTCCAACCAAAGACTTTCAGGGAAGATGGTTGGTTAATTTCACTGTAGGAGAACTAAGGGGACATGGGTTGAGAACCACTACAGGGAGCCGaaacatgatgatgaaacaaAGTCTGCGTTTTCTCAGAGGTGGACTATTTTGCAATGTGTAACTGATGTGTTGCAGCGGAGCCACGCTACAATGTGTACCCTGCTGTGATTGGAGCAGCTATAGGCGGGATGCTCATTGCGGCCTTCCTCACGGCGCTGCTGCTCGTCTTCATAATCCGAAACCGCAACAACAGTCCTCGTGAGTCCCACAGTCCTGATGACTTGAATGATTAAGCCATTCTTCCTGTTATGTGACATTGATGTTACGTTTCTCCTCCCAGGACTGCACGACATGCTGTTTGGTTTGTAAGTATCTGAATACTGTATAATACCAGGAATAaaagtgcagttttttttcaaacatgttGGTAGTTCTTTGTTCAAACATTTTCCTTCTTCCGGTGTGTCCAGGCAGCACAGCCAGTCGAGGGAAAACATCAACTTCCCGGAGGATGAAGTGGTAGGCAGGTTGGAGGGAGGAATAGAGGACATCATGGGATCTTCTAGTCCAGGTAAGATGAAGCGAAGATAAATCAAATAAAGTCATGCACACCTAAAGATGGGCCGAGACGCCCTTTTCTGTTTATGTAAACTTTGTCCTTCACATCTGAAattaaatgtcatgttttttgaCCTAATGAAGATGATTACtattcattaacacacacacacacaaaaaaattgtATTGTACTATCAGTAAAACCATTAGATTAAAACGGAAATAATCATTTCAGTTGCTCTTTTGAAGGTGACACTAAAGGGCTTgtcgttcatttaaaaaaaaactaaacaaatcaGAAGTACAAATCGATGACCTCTGACTAAAGATTTATACACGCACATTTAAAAGGGCCTGCACTTCAACCCAGGTGTTTAAACATCCTGAAAACAGTATCGACGCTGAATCGtatcttcttctctttcagcgCCAGCCATGGCTTTACCCCGAGCAGCATCGCCCCTCACCACCTCCCCACGCAGTGCACCCCTCAACACCAgccaagcccctccccctggagACGACAACGAGCCGGTCAGCGTCACCATCACCGTCAACGCTACAGGATCATAGACTAGTCGTACATATAGGCTAAAGGAGACTTATTTGGTTGTATGTTGACACAGAATTAATTGTTTTGTGGCAGTATTTAGCATTTGACTTTGATACCAGTTAAAAGTTTTCTTGTTGATGAGACAGCACTTTATCTAGCAATTTCatacaaaaaggcttttatatattttcatggACGCTGAAACCTCAAAGAAAATCCTAAAATTAAGCTTTTCTTGAGGTAGTGCTTAGTCATTATATGCAGAATTGACCAAATGGGTTTATTTTCAATAATTTAATCAAGACTTGTATCACCTTAAACACAAttagaacacacaaacacttgcctttgtatatatataaaaaaaacactcaacaaaaaGTACTGACTCCTTAAGAAAGTGTAATATGGCATCAAACGCTTAACCAATTCTCACAAGAATAGAAATGCCAGGAAACAAAGAGTCTAGAGACAAACACCGGCTTGAAGgagaatacatttcaaataccAGTGAAGAAGCTCAACATCAACAGGTTCTCCCTCCAGCAATGTGCGTCTCTATGTAGAAGTTGCCGATACGATGGGAGGTAAAATCTTCTGAGTGCTGATGATGTCTCCAAgcttctgttttattttcacaaagaGACGCTTGAACTCGAGACCGTCACCCTGGAAACAGTTATGATTCATCAAGTTAAGGGGAAAATTATACATTGATCGCTTTCAACtctgttgcattttgttttcatattaAAACTCAAAAggtgtgatcatgaggtcattTGCATGAACATGTAAATCATCGTTCAGTTTTGGTGACTCAAACTCAACATGAACCCATAGGGTAAAGCCCTTTATAACGAAGAACTCCTTTCTCAATACTGGCGCAATTTCACTGCAGTTGTCTTATTGGTAACATTTCCCTAAATGTCCTGTTGCTTTCTCTCCCGAAAAGGATTTTGCTGCATCATCACcttttgaaaagcaaaaaatcTCACCTTAGACAGCCTGAAGTCCAGCAGCACTCGCCGGTTCATCTCCAGCAAGTGGACTTTGAAGATGAGTTTATTATTGCGTTTGTCCAGTGTGCTCACCGTCACCTAAAAGgcaaaggaaggggggggggtcagtgcaGGTGGTCTTAAATCTAATCatccaagtttttttttgttttttttacttttgtaaagTACTGAATCCCGAACATGAGCTGCACAGATCTGTACCTGTTTGGTGCAGGTGAGTTTGAAGCAGAGTGACAGGCCCTCACAGGTGTCTTTCAGGGCAGTTAAGGAGACGTCAGCATTGACAGTGGTGAAGAAACGAGTCATTCTCCGCACTAATCTCTGCCACTGCGACTGCACACAGAAGGAAGAAGTTTTCATtaacggtgccttttaaaaagcagaatttCATAAAACCTCAATTTTATTTGTgtagaaaaacaggaaaactaTCAAATGTTACAGAGTATGCAAATGACCTGACTGGCTCCCGGTGTGCCGAGTAGCTGACTACCCAGCAGCATGTGTTCCGGCTTGGTTGGCTGAGAGAAGCTGACTTGGCCTTCGCTTTGGCCGATGATCAACATGGCTTCCCAGCTACCTGCCGCGAAATCAGGCTGGGAGCTGGAAAACTGCATCCTATCATCACTGCGGAGGGAGGTCCGTGGTGTTAAGATTGCACGCACTAACACACAtttgagtgaaaaaaaataaaaataagagacAATAATGCCCAGACCTGTTGGTGCGTGATGAGAGTCCTGCATCGGACCGAAAAAGTTTGTTTCCTATTGAGCCTGGAGGCGGCTGCTTCACACCTGTAGAGATGCACAGACGGATATGAGTACGGTGAACGTTACACCTAAAGTTAAACTGATTGTAtcgtgttcatttttaaaaacttgCTTTGACTGAACCAGCGGTCTTTCTGTATGTCTGAGATTGTGATGCGTGCATCCGGACTGGCAAGCAGTAATTTGGACAACAAacctgtaaaaaaagaagaaaaaacaggaaaacaacaactttttgtAATCCCcagacaatgtaaaaaatgcagcatttgaatgtaaaaaataagTATAAATTGGGATTTACTGAGAGGCATTGGTTGTATTTTCTTCCATGGAGGCAAGTAGGTTTTCTTTTGAAGCCAGTCTGAATATTCTTGACAGCTCTCGGTCGGCTGATCCCACGGCAACTCTGACAAAgcggaaacacaaacacattgacgAAATATTGCCACACATCTACAGCGAGAGAGTTGCATTAGCTTTAGTTATACATTTACCATCGATGTAGAAAATTCACTTTTGAAATGGTCAAAATTgtaaagagaacaaaaaggtGTTGTGTTTTACCAATAATTCAGCCttctgaattttttttatattcacctttgaaaaaaatatatatacaataatatCAACATTTTGAATTTGGTAGTGTGCTTGGCTCGTTTGAGTCACCGTCACCACTTAAAACCTCTTCATAGAAATATCCTCATTAAGTCAAAGAAATGACATCAAATGGATTTTaggttgtatatatatatatatcctttgTCCTATTTGAATTGCAATTTTTTAATTCAATGCAACATAACCTTCACAATAGAGTGTGTATTGGCCTACAGTGGTTGGTAGTATCCCTGTGTTAACACGATGTGATCTTACCTCCAGCCAGCATGGCAGTGAGGACAATCCCACAAGCCCAGATATCGGCAGGCTGAGCTTTGTACTCGGTTTGCCTGAGAAGCTCCGGAGCCACGTATGGAAGGGTCCCACAGAGACGACTAAGGAGACGTTCTCGTCCTTTGAAACGAAACATGGTGGCCAGGCCAAAATCGGTCAGCTTCAGGTTATCTAAAAAGTTGAAAGAAAACCGCAGAGGATGGTTATTCTATTAAGCAAACCAAAGTTATTCATTAATGTACACAGTGTGTTTCCTCACCTTTGTCATCCAGGAGAATGTTCTCTGGCTTTATGTCTCTGTGGGTGATTCCAGCACCGTGGAGGTACTCCTTTAAAAGAGAATGAGAATTAAATAACTGCAGAGACGGGTGCGGAAGGTCACATCAACACGCAGATTTGTTTCACTCACCACAGCCGCTATTAGCTGCTGGAAAAGTCTATGAGCTTCTTTCTCTACCATCCCCACATCCGgctctaaaataaatgaaataaaacaattaaatgaCTTGTTTAAGCAGCATCCAAGTACAGGCTCACTAACAATATTGTATGTAATTTACACATTTGGTGTACTTTAATTTATACTTAATCAAAAAATACCAATTAGCTGAAGACAAAATAATTAGCTGTTTTCTGGGAAGTAAATGTAAAAGTCTTGTATCAATTGGAAGTTAAAGTATATTTTGTGGATTTAAACATGAATCCTTATAATTCTTGGCATGACAGTCGTTTAAGGAGATGATTGAATGGTTGCGTCATACCGGACTTTaagaaaatatagaaaaaagcttaaaaaaaccAATACTGGTTCAACCCGCCTAGAAGGAAGCCACCTGCAGCAGTTCATCTCACCTATTCGGTCGAACAGCTCTCCTCCGGTGCAGTACTCCAGGAACAGATACATTGTAGTACCTTCCTTTCGATGGCCAAAAAAACGAACAATGTTGGCGTGGTTGAGCATCTACCAGAACAGAAGCAAATGACCATTAGTGCACATACACTAACTTACCAAGTAAATTAACAATTTAAATAAGTTACAACTGAACGGTATGTAGATACAATATGTACATAACATGtaaaatacacatatttacatttttaataaatataatctAACACATAGTTTAATTAATTTCACTGGGCgagtgttaaaaataaaattaattaagAAACAAAGCTCCTGTTTACATAATATATAATTACTGACTTACTTTATGCACGCAGACCTCTTTCTTGACATTTTCAGCACACTCTTTAGCCTGAGATGTATCGATCACCTTCACCGCAACCGCCTCTTCGGTCTGCCGGTTCACCAGCAGCCTCACTCTGCAACCACcaatacacaaataaaacatattatagAATTATTGAGGGAGAGTCTGATGAGGGGTTTGAAGGTGTCAATCATGGGAAAGTCACATTCAATAcatgttgtaaaaaaatgtatttaacttaCAGAAATACTTTGATgtgtgcagaagaagaggaccGCTTAGATTATAATgtgcaaatgtattatttaccgCTTTGatttttcattcaatttgtgACTTAGCAAGTTTAAACCTCTACAAGAAAGTCCTGTACTAGTGATAAAACGGTAGAAATAAGTTACTATACTCTTGTGTCTGTTATCTTCACTCACAAGCTGAACATTGATGAGATTTGTTGAAGCACCTAGATACGCACTGTTACCAAGACTGAAAAGGTAATGAAGGCCATGATGATAAAAGAGGATTACATACTCTCCATAGGCTCCCTCTCCCAGTGTCTGAACGAGGTCCCAGTCCTGCACAAAAGGCACTGCCATGCTAAAACAGAAAGCCAGACTGtcatagaaaaacacacacacaagccacacTAACAATGCATATTATACATATCTTACTTTCTCACTCAAATCCGCATGACTCTATAACAGAGTCGACCCGTTGATTATTTATATTATCTTTCACAACGTCTGCGGCGCTGTTTAAAGGCATTAACGCACACGACCCGGACGAgcaaattaaacacaaaataaaatgttaaactcGCAGCTCAATATTTACTCACCCTTAAAGCTTTTCTCGCGCAGAAGcgttttctaaatgtatttggACAAACTCTTCTCATGTGTCTGCGTCTGTGACAACAGCGAATTTAGCACAAATTTGGCGCGTTGTTGTTTTGCTGTCGACAACTTCCGCCTCAGTCGTCATTTccgcctctttttcttcttcgccGGTCCGTTCACATTTGACCGTATAAAACAGAAAACGAAAATACTAGTTTCTCGTTTTGAATCAAAAGCGGTAAAACGGAAATGGGCATTCGTTGACTCCTTCTTCCTTTAGAACAAAATACGAGACAggctg
Encoded proteins:
- the LOC119215833 gene encoding V-set and immunoglobulin domain-containing protein 10-like 2; translation: MVAQLLGLAFLFLACCPIPSKTVEVQVNPNWEVVYRDTNVYGVLGKAVILECGDTLPDIYIWSFTKPGTDAIKAVVYNLGKGQRLQQQAQTLGQLSVISNSAAVSIEQLPLAAQGLFTCQAFYDIEQETKVFFYYVHLTVRVPVSKPYLLMSDVSPVEGSSVWMRCDLENGTGPIRYVWQHETSGGNVSAFAQGNTSVINVTNISRNHTGWYRCVASNAVNSETSDGLWLNTFYGPDVPRIDVTPYSITERGYSALERETVSLLCQAQSNPTSQYVWFYNNSQIYTGPQLTITKILRMHTGDYACMAQNTYLNTHSRKTISLTVYYGPDVPQIDVTPYSVTEHGYTALERENVSLLCQAQSNPSSQYVWFYNNSQIYTGPQLTITKILRMHTGDYACMAQNTYLNTRSKTTINLTVYYPPDGTPSCSVEPALNHTALRLLCSWPGGLPSPSLHWTGALPSAVGPAKSNTAILLSSEDLTSNRSSYTCRGSHLALKQATECSARTYIPPTELVCFAYVTNNNEYLMLSCTWDGGAPKALVWWEGPGVQGKGGEENSNILILRYGTASDGKPYTCHAKHPLLVQTKTCRLTLEAPVLLTQRRVVSVYEGSDVQLNCNLRANYLPVSEITWFNNQGVGVRDTSKYALLQTSAWANLTVRDTDETQDSGDYRCSSSNAVGGTEINVTLVVKRHPVPPNATLLNVMYNSRMRNEVELEWRVENEGGGGWTGFILQHIWVSEKPGRRGSNNDSKEDAEERVGAAVWYSNIIQDPGVRVHTVGKLTPTVTYQFRITPVNHRTVGHPSAAKTPAEPRYNVYPAVIGAAIGGMLIAAFLTALLLVFIIRNRNNSPRLHDMLFGLQHSQSRENINFPEDEVVGRLEGGIEDIMGSSSPAPAMALPRAASPLTTSPRSAPLNTSQAPPPGDDNEPVSVTITVNATGS
- the chek1 gene encoding serine/threonine-protein kinase Chk1, yielding MAVPFVQDWDLVQTLGEGAYGEVRLLVNRQTEEAVAVKVIDTSQAKECAENVKKEVCVHKMLNHANIVRFFGHRKEGTTMYLFLEYCTGGELFDRIEPDVGMVEKEAHRLFQQLIAAVEYLHGAGITHRDIKPENILLDDKDNLKLTDFGLATMFRFKGRERLLSRLCGTLPYVAPELLRQTEYKAQPADIWACGIVLTAMLAGELPWDQPTESCQEYSDWLQKKTYLPPWKKIQPMPLSLLSKLLLASPDARITISDIQKDRWFSQSVKQPPPGSIGNKLFRSDAGLSSRTNSDDRMQFSSSQPDFAAGSWEAMLIIGQSEGQVSFSQPTKPEHMLLGSQLLGTPGASQSQWQRLVRRMTRFFTTVNADVSLTALKDTCEGLSLCFKLTCTKQVTVSTLDKRNNKLIFKVHLLEMNRRVLLDFRLSKGDGLEFKRLFVKIKQKLGDIISTQKILPPIVSATST